Proteins encoded within one genomic window of Candidatus Pseudothioglobus singularis PS1:
- a CDS encoding D-alanyl-D-alanine carboxypeptidase family protein: MKSNIFTFLKSFFLILIFSNVIAEEPRFYIPDSPPIAAKSYVLMDHNSGKILAGENENERRSPASLTKIMTSYVIFKRIKEDFISLDDEVKISEKAWKTGGSRSFIEVGKMIKLEDLLMGMIIQSGNDASVALAEHVAGSEGTFVLFMNDYAQEIGMTDSRFENSSGLPHKDQYTTAKDMALLSSAIIKEFPDFYEWYGQKEFTYNNIKQINRNKLLFTDSTVDGLKTGWTEKAGYCLVTSANRVDMRLISVVLGSASPAIRTAETEKLLDYGFRFFETQSVNDISHQVPVYKSKIGNIKVGMADSSYLTLPRNQFKYTTQTINLEGDLIAPINKGDQVGTLSISFNDEDIATLPLIALEDANEAGFVSKMIDTVKLMFR; the protein is encoded by the coding sequence ATGAAATCAAATATCTTCACATTTTTAAAATCTTTCTTTTTAATATTAATATTTTCAAATGTCATTGCCGAGGAGCCCCGTTTTTACATTCCTGACTCCCCTCCAATCGCAGCTAAGTCTTATGTTTTGATGGATCATAACTCTGGCAAAATTCTTGCGGGTGAAAATGAAAATGAAAGAAGATCTCCTGCCAGTTTGACTAAAATAATGACCTCTTATGTAATCTTCAAACGAATAAAAGAAGACTTTATTTCTCTTGATGATGAGGTCAAGATAAGTGAAAAAGCATGGAAAACGGGGGGCTCAAGAAGCTTTATTGAAGTCGGTAAAATGATCAAGCTTGAAGACCTGCTTATGGGTATGATTATTCAATCAGGCAACGACGCCTCAGTTGCTCTCGCAGAGCATGTAGCTGGCTCTGAGGGCACCTTTGTTTTATTTATGAATGATTATGCTCAAGAAATTGGCATGACAGACTCGCGCTTTGAAAATTCCTCAGGTTTACCTCACAAAGACCAGTATACAACAGCTAAGGATATGGCCCTCTTATCTTCAGCAATCATTAAAGAATTCCCTGATTTTTATGAATGGTATGGCCAAAAAGAATTCACCTATAACAACATTAAACAAATTAACCGCAACAAGTTATTGTTCACGGACAGTACCGTCGATGGTTTAAAAACGGGCTGGACTGAGAAGGCGGGATACTGTCTTGTTACCAGTGCAAATCGCGTCGATATGAGGCTTATTTCAGTTGTACTAGGCTCTGCAAGCCCTGCCATCAGAACAGCTGAAACTGAGAAGCTGCTTGACTATGGTTTTCGCTTCTTTGAAACGCAATCAGTAAATGACATATCTCATCAGGTTCCTGTTTATAAATCCAAAATAGGAAACATTAAAGTGGGTATGGCTGACTCTAGCTACTTAACATTGCCACGAAATCAATTTAAATATACAACCCAAACAATCAACCTTGAAGGCGACTTAATCGCCCCAATTAACAAGGGTGATCAAGTTGGAACCCTTTCTATTAGCTTTAATGATGAAGATATCGCTACGCTTCCTCTTATAGCTTTAGAAGATGCTAATGAAGCTGGCTTTGTATCAAAAATGATCGATACTGTGAAACTTATGTTTAGGTAG
- a CDS encoding amino acid ABC transporter permease has translation MNYNWDWGILFRDPYLGWMISALGWTILISILAWIIAFSLGSILGIFRTSSKKSLRLIATCYVELFRNIPLLVQIFLWYFVFPELLTDDWSRWVKRDMPYPALTTAIISIGLYTASRVCEQVRSGINAVGEDQRQAGRAIGMTEVQVYKYVLLPNAYRIILPPLTSEFLTIFKNSSLALTIGVIELTAMTRQIEEYTFQGFEAFTAATIIYSLVTFTVMALMQQIDRRTALPGSFSKGAS, from the coding sequence ATGAACTACAATTGGGATTGGGGCATTTTGTTTCGAGATCCATATCTAGGATGGATGATCTCTGCATTAGGCTGGACCATCCTAATATCAATCTTGGCTTGGATTATTGCTTTTTCCCTTGGCTCAATTTTAGGAATATTTCGCACTTCTAGTAAAAAATCATTAAGATTAATCGCCACCTGTTATGTTGAACTTTTTCGCAATATACCTCTTTTAGTACAAATTTTTCTTTGGTATTTTGTTTTCCCTGAACTTCTCACAGATGATTGGTCGAGATGGGTAAAAAGAGATATGCCTTATCCAGCATTAACGACTGCTATTATTTCAATTGGACTTTATACTGCATCAAGGGTTTGCGAACAAGTTCGTTCTGGAATAAATGCTGTTGGGGAGGATCAACGGCAAGCTGGCCGTGCAATTGGTATGACTGAAGTACAAGTCTACAAATATGTATTGCTCCCAAACGCATATAGAATAATTCTTCCGCCATTAACAAGTGAATTTCTCACAATATTTAAAAACTCATCTTTAGCTCTTACAATTGGGGTGATTGAACTAACGGCGATGACTCGTCAAATTGAAGAATACACTTTCCAAGGTTTTGAAGCTTTTACTGCTGCAACCATTATTTATTCTCTTGTTACATTTACTGTTATGGCTTTGATGCAACAAATAGACAGAAGAACGGCTCTTCCAGGTTCATTTTCAAAAGGAGCTTCATAG
- a CDS encoding amino acid ABC transporter permease, with the protein MFELDFSVIPANSSLLWEGIKMTFLLTGLAIVGGIILGTFLALLRIAKIPVLSQFSAAYVNFFRSLPLILVIFWLFFLVPLIVGRPVGAFSSVLVAFILFEAAYYSEIIRAGINSVRLGQLAAARAMGLTYIQSMRYVILPQAFRAMTPILLTQAIILFQDTSLVYVVGLRDFLVSAEIVANRDQRLVEMFLFVALVYFVFCFAASLGVKYLQKRINNEL; encoded by the coding sequence GTGTTTGAGCTAGACTTCTCTGTTATTCCTGCTAATAGTTCGCTCTTATGGGAAGGCATTAAAATGACATTTCTTTTGACAGGACTTGCTATTGTAGGGGGTATTATCTTAGGAACATTTTTAGCGCTTTTACGTATCGCTAAAATACCAGTTTTATCTCAATTTTCTGCAGCATACGTCAATTTCTTCCGATCATTACCTCTTATATTAGTAATTTTTTGGTTGTTTTTTCTCGTGCCACTTATTGTTGGTCGACCTGTAGGTGCTTTCTCATCTGTATTAGTAGCTTTTATTCTATTTGAAGCTGCATACTACTCAGAGATAATAAGAGCTGGAATAAACTCAGTTCGACTTGGGCAACTTGCAGCGGCTAGAGCAATGGGCCTTACTTATATCCAAAGTATGCGCTATGTTATTCTTCCTCAAGCTTTTCGGGCAATGACTCCTATACTTTTAACTCAGGCAATTATTTTATTCCAAGACACATCATTAGTTTATGTGGTTGGATTAAGGGATTTTCTTGTTAGTGCTGAAATAGTTGCAAATCGTGATCAACGACTTGTTGAGATGTTCCTTTTTGTTGCACTTGTATATTTTGTATTTTGTTTTGCTGCCTCCCTAGGCGTTAAATATCTCCAAAAAAGGATAAACAATGAATTATGA
- a CDS encoding Mth938-like domain-containing protein gives MEFTQQNANTNTIISVDESSITISHSKLNRPCFVSANKASEVSIKNLGDIGIEFLFPLVVKDPIDLLIIGTGNSPKFLSPKQQIELSEFGLGVECMNNSSACSSFNLLLGDLRKVGLLLL, from the coding sequence ATGGAATTCACTCAGCAAAACGCGAATACAAATACCATTATTTCAGTTGACGAATCCTCAATAACAATCTCACATTCCAAATTAAATAGGCCGTGCTTTGTTTCAGCTAATAAAGCTAGTGAAGTTTCAATCAAAAATTTAGGGGATATAGGAATAGAATTTTTATTTCCACTAGTTGTAAAAGACCCCATTGATCTATTAATTATTGGTACAGGAAATTCGCCAAAATTTCTCTCTCCTAAGCAGCAAATTGAACTCTCTGAATTTGGCCTTGGTGTTGAATGCATGAATAATTCATCGGCATGTTCAAGCTTCAACCTGCTCTTAGGAGATCTTAGGAAAGTTGGTTTATTGCTTTTATGA
- a CDS encoding AEC family transporter codes for MLSNFFQIFLLVSPVFLLIILGNFLRRIKVPDVSFWEINDKLCYWVLIPALLFHYISQINLSSEMLYSYSIIIYVGFFIAILTVLILGKLLGYPPERWTSILQGAVRQNAFIALAITGSLFGDEGLKIASIFMLIYVPSINIIIVTTMVMNFGQSKKNTSNNEFKTVFVELSKNPFILSMIAGLIFSIIQSEKLKVIIDTSGLLGSAALPIMLLTIGAKIKVRDLALTITPILISNFLKLLALPLIAFCVANYLGLSEIEVVVAVIFAAVPTAVSSHTLARQFGADDQLMTSIITTQVVLSFITIPILLAFI; via the coding sequence ATGCTTTCAAACTTCTTTCAAATCTTTCTATTGGTCTCGCCAGTCTTCCTTTTAATTATCCTTGGCAATTTTCTGAGAAGGATTAAAGTACCTGATGTATCTTTTTGGGAGATTAACGATAAGTTATGTTATTGGGTTCTCATTCCGGCATTATTATTCCACTATATATCTCAAATTAATTTATCTTCCGAAATGCTTTATAGCTATTCTATAATCATTTATGTAGGATTTTTTATTGCAATATTGACTGTTCTTATTCTAGGCAAATTGCTTGGATACCCTCCAGAAAGATGGACATCAATACTTCAAGGAGCAGTCAGACAAAATGCTTTTATTGCTTTAGCAATTACTGGAAGTCTTTTTGGAGATGAAGGTTTAAAAATAGCCTCAATATTTATGCTTATCTATGTTCCTAGCATTAATATTATTATAGTAACAACTATGGTAATGAATTTTGGCCAATCAAAAAAAAATACATCAAATAATGAATTTAAAACTGTATTTGTCGAGTTAAGCAAAAATCCTTTTATCCTTTCAATGATTGCAGGTCTAATATTTTCAATAATTCAATCAGAAAAATTAAAAGTAATTATCGATACTTCTGGTTTGCTTGGTTCTGCAGCTCTTCCAATAATGTTATTAACTATTGGCGCTAAGATTAAGGTACGTGATTTGGCTTTAACTATTACTCCAATCTTAATATCCAATTTTCTCAAATTATTAGCTTTGCCATTGATTGCTTTTTGTGTAGCTAATTATTTAGGGCTCAGTGAGATTGAAGTGGTAGTTGCAGTTATTTTTGCGGCCGTGCCGACAGCTGTTAGTTCTCATACACTTGCTAGACAGTTTGGAGCAGACGATCAATTAATGACTAGCATAATAACCACGCAAGTTGTTTTGTCTTTCATCACGATACCGATATTACTTGCATTTATTTAA
- the gltX gene encoding glutamate--tRNA ligase, whose product MKSRFAPSPTGYLHIGGARTALFAWLWAKKTSSKFLLRIEDTDQERSTQTSVDAILDGMEWLGLDYDEGPIYQSDRTERYNEVINELLSNGKAYYCDCSKERLEKMRENQIAKKEKPKYDGCCRDKALKNGVIRFLNPDDGLVVFHDFVKGEVRISNSELDDLIISRTDGSPTYNLTVVVDDHDMEIDCVIRGDDHINNTPKQINLYKAMGWPLPEFAHVPMILGSDGSRLSKRHGALNLLAYRDEGFLPEALLNYIVRLGWSNGDQEIFSVEEMIDLFELKNINNSPASFNQEKLEWINQSYIKSTEINNLVENLKWHLNNLNINLDNGPNIYELAESLRERSGSLVDMAQSCVMFYCDFDAFDSVQANKVFNTNSKPILEDLVANLNSINSWTAENIHSVIKIICEGHDIGFGKVGQPFRLALTGNGKSGSIDISAQFVGKERTLARLEKAIDWINSNS is encoded by the coding sequence ATGAAATCGAGATTTGCACCTTCACCAACAGGTTATTTGCATATTGGCGGCGCCAGAACTGCTCTTTTTGCATGGCTTTGGGCTAAAAAAACAAGCAGTAAGTTCTTACTGAGAATAGAAGATACTGATCAAGAGCGATCAACTCAGACTTCTGTAGACGCCATTTTAGATGGAATGGAGTGGCTGGGTCTTGACTATGACGAAGGCCCAATCTATCAAAGTGATAGAACTGAGCGCTACAATGAGGTCATTAACGAACTCCTTTCAAATGGCAAGGCCTATTATTGTGATTGCTCTAAAGAGCGTTTGGAAAAGATGAGAGAAAATCAGATTGCCAAAAAGGAGAAGCCTAAATACGATGGATGTTGCCGAGATAAAGCCCTAAAGAATGGCGTCATTCGATTTCTTAACCCTGACGATGGATTAGTAGTATTTCATGATTTTGTAAAGGGTGAGGTGAGAATTTCAAATTCTGAGTTAGACGATTTAATAATCTCAAGGACAGATGGCTCTCCAACCTATAATTTAACTGTTGTGGTTGATGATCATGACATGGAAATTGACTGCGTAATAAGGGGCGATGATCATATCAATAATACTCCTAAACAGATTAATCTTTATAAAGCTATGGGATGGCCTTTGCCCGAGTTTGCCCACGTTCCAATGATCCTTGGCTCAGATGGCTCTCGTTTATCAAAAAGACATGGAGCACTTAACCTTCTTGCATATAGGGATGAAGGCTTTTTACCTGAAGCGTTATTAAATTATATTGTGAGGCTTGGCTGGTCAAACGGAGACCAAGAAATTTTTTCAGTAGAAGAGATGATTGATCTTTTTGAACTAAAAAATATAAATAATTCTCCAGCTAGCTTCAATCAAGAAAAATTAGAGTGGATTAATCAGTCCTATATTAAGTCCACTGAAATCAATAATCTGGTTGAAAATCTTAAATGGCATCTCAATAATTTAAATATTAATCTAGATAATGGCCCTAATATTTATGAGTTGGCTGAGTCTCTAAGAGAAAGGTCAGGGTCACTAGTTGATATGGCACAGAGCTGCGTCATGTTTTATTGTGATTTTGATGCGTTTGATTCAGTTCAGGCAAATAAGGTATTCAATACTAATTCTAAGCCAATTTTAGAGGATCTAGTTGCCAATCTCAATTCAATTAATAGCTGGACTGCTGAGAACATTCATTCAGTAATAAAGATTATTTGTGAAGGGCATGATATAGGTTTTGGTAAGGTTGGTCAGCCTTTCAGGTTGGCACTAACTGGTAATGGTAAGTCTGGAAGTATTGATATAAGCGCTCAATTTGTTGGCAAAGAAAGAACCTTGGCCAGATTAGAAAAAGCTATTGATTGGATTAATAGCAATAGTTAG
- the trxA gene encoding thioredoxin TrxA: protein MNDKIIVVSDASFEEDVVNSSQPVLVDFWAEWCGPCKALAPILDEIADEYEGKITIAKVNVDENVQLPPKYGIRGIPTMLLFKDGAVQATKVGALSKPNLNAFLDSNI, encoded by the coding sequence ATGAACGACAAAATTATCGTAGTTAGTGACGCCTCTTTTGAAGAAGATGTTGTAAATTCTTCACAACCCGTATTGGTAGACTTTTGGGCAGAGTGGTGTGGTCCGTGTAAGGCTCTTGCCCCAATCCTTGATGAAATCGCAGATGAATATGAAGGGAAAATTACAATCGCTAAAGTAAATGTTGATGAAAATGTTCAATTACCCCCCAAATATGGCATAAGAGGAATTCCTACTATGCTTTTATTTAAAGATGGAGCTGTTCAGGCCACAAAGGTTGGCGCTCTCTCAAAGCCGAATCTAAACGCTTTCTTGGATTCAAATATTTAA
- a CDS encoding amino acid ABC transporter ATP-binding protein encodes MIKMKSVNKWYGKIQVLNDCSLEVSKGEVIVVCGPSGSGKSTLIKTINGLEPVKSGEITVSGISVTNKSTDLDQMRSKIGMVFQNFELFPHMNVTENIKLGQMKVLGRTDEEADHKAKALLERVGLTEHAEKYPSQLSGGQQQRVAIARGLAMEPMAMLFDEPTSALDPEMINEVLDVMVKLAKEGMTMMVVTHEMGFARKVADRVIFMDYGKIIEDAPSQDFFGSPRSDRAQEFLSKILNH; translated from the coding sequence ATGATTAAAATGAAATCTGTAAATAAGTGGTATGGCAAAATTCAGGTTTTGAATGATTGTTCACTAGAAGTTTCCAAGGGTGAAGTAATTGTTGTATGCGGACCCTCCGGCTCTGGAAAAAGCACTTTAATTAAAACAATTAATGGTTTAGAACCAGTTAAAAGTGGAGAGATAACAGTTTCTGGAATAAGCGTCACTAATAAATCAACTGACCTAGATCAAATGCGTTCAAAAATTGGAATGGTATTTCAAAACTTTGAACTCTTCCCACACATGAATGTCACTGAAAACATAAAACTTGGACAAATGAAAGTACTAGGACGCACAGATGAAGAGGCAGATCATAAAGCAAAAGCTTTACTTGAACGTGTTGGTCTAACAGAACATGCTGAAAAGTATCCTTCACAACTATCAGGTGGCCAACAGCAGCGTGTTGCAATAGCTCGAGGCCTAGCTATGGAGCCAATGGCGATGCTTTTTGATGAGCCAACCTCCGCTTTAGATCCAGAAATGATCAATGAAGTTTTAGATGTGATGGTTAAGCTCGCAAAAGAGGGGATGACAATGATGGTTGTTACTCATGAAATGGGCTTTGCTAGAAAAGTAGCTGATAGAGTCATATTTATGGATTATGGTAAAATTATTGAAGACGCTCCTTCGCAAGATTTTTTTGGATCTCCACGAAGTGATCGAGCTCAAGAATTCCTCTCTAAGATATTAAACCACTAA
- the rho gene encoding transcription termination factor Rho: MKLSELKIKTPAELLELAQSLGIENISRAKKQTLIFAILKHKADNEEEVLGDGVLDILQEGYGFLRSSNDSYVSGPDDIYVSPNQIRRFNLSTGDVVTGKIRAPKKGEKYFALVKVSEVNEDSPENIRNRIPFSSLTPLHPNQRLGLELGNGGTEDITARVIDLVAPFGKGQRGLLVAPPKAGKTMIMQNIASSIAVNHPECELIVLLIDERPEEVTEMERTVRGEVISSTFDEPAKRHVQVAEIVIEKAKRRAEQGKDVIILLDSITRLARAYNTVAPSSGKVLTGGVDANALQRPKRFFGAARNIENGGSITIIATALVDTGSKMDEVIYQEFKGTGNMELHLERRLSEKRIFPAININASGTRREELITDEQELQKMWILRKILHPMDTVEAAEFLIERLRFTKTNDEFFDSMKQKK, translated from the coding sequence ATGAAACTATCAGAACTTAAAATTAAAACGCCTGCCGAACTTCTTGAACTTGCTCAATCTCTTGGTATTGAGAATATTTCTAGAGCAAAAAAACAAACTCTCATCTTCGCAATTCTTAAACATAAGGCTGATAACGAAGAGGAGGTTCTGGGAGATGGTGTTTTAGATATCTTACAAGAGGGTTATGGCTTCTTAAGATCTTCAAATGATTCATATGTTTCTGGCCCTGATGACATTTATGTCTCACCCAATCAAATTAGACGATTTAATCTCTCGACTGGTGATGTTGTTACTGGAAAAATTAGAGCCCCAAAGAAAGGTGAAAAATATTTTGCGCTTGTAAAGGTTTCAGAAGTAAATGAAGATTCACCTGAAAATATTAGAAATCGGATCCCATTTTCTTCCCTTACACCACTTCATCCAAATCAAAGACTTGGACTTGAGCTAGGAAATGGTGGTACAGAAGATATTACAGCAAGAGTCATTGATCTTGTTGCACCATTTGGAAAAGGACAAAGAGGGCTATTAGTTGCCCCACCTAAGGCAGGTAAGACAATGATTATGCAAAATATCGCTTCTTCAATAGCAGTTAACCATCCTGAATGTGAATTAATTGTATTGTTGATCGATGAAAGACCTGAAGAAGTAACTGAAATGGAGCGAACAGTTCGAGGTGAGGTTATTTCTTCAACTTTTGATGAACCAGCCAAAAGACATGTTCAGGTTGCAGAGATTGTTATTGAAAAGGCAAAAAGAAGAGCTGAGCAAGGTAAAGACGTCATTATTCTGCTTGATTCAATAACTCGTCTTGCGAGGGCATACAATACAGTTGCTCCATCCTCAGGGAAGGTCCTAACTGGCGGAGTTGATGCTAATGCACTCCAAAGGCCAAAGCGTTTTTTTGGAGCAGCTCGTAATATTGAAAATGGTGGTAGTATTACTATAATTGCAACAGCTTTAGTTGATACTGGATCTAAGATGGATGAAGTCATTTATCAGGAGTTTAAAGGTACCGGCAATATGGAGCTTCATCTTGAAAGAAGATTGTCTGAAAAACGCATCTTCCCTGCTATAAACATTAATGCCTCTGGTACAAGGCGTGAGGAGCTTATCACAGATGAACAAGAACTCCAAAAAATGTGGATTTTAAGAAAAATTCTTCATCCAATGGATACTGTCGAAGCTGCTGAGTTTTTAATTGAAAGACTAAGATTCACCAAGACTAATGATGAGTTTTTCGATTCGATGAAACAAAAGAAGTAA
- the rodA gene encoding rod shape-determining protein RodA, with product MIAFLLKKLVIFYKFFKIDTPLLILLILLSSFGLLILYSSSGGSLSLVYRQMVHLGLATSVMLVIAQIPPIIMLRFAPILMLLGIFLLILVLFFGSSGGGAQRWLDLGFVRFQPSELMKIIVPMTIAAILSEKTLPPRAFPVIISFITIVTVVLLIARQPDLGTSLLIGASGVYVLFFSGFRVMLVKNIWLNLVILSSALTGSLYFAWNYLLIAYQKRRILTLFNPESDPLGSGYHIIQSKIAIGSGGFTGKGIVRGSQSQLDFVPEQSTDFIFSVLAEELGFLGFILLILIYALIIYRCMSLSLSCEDNFSRLLGASLTFVFFTYIFVNIGMVSGLLPVVGVPLPLVSYGGSSLITLMASFGIIMSIHKHKSPRYLQ from the coding sequence ATGATTGCTTTTTTATTAAAAAAGTTAGTCATCTTTTATAAATTCTTCAAAATTGACACGCCTCTTCTTATTCTTCTTATACTTCTATCATCTTTTGGGTTATTGATACTATATAGTAGCTCGGGAGGCTCTCTAAGCCTTGTCTATAGGCAGATGGTCCATCTTGGCCTTGCCACCTCTGTAATGCTTGTAATTGCTCAAATTCCGCCTATCATCATGCTAAGGTTTGCTCCCATATTAATGCTTTTGGGCATTTTTCTACTAATACTTGTTCTATTTTTTGGAAGCTCAGGAGGTGGCGCCCAGCGCTGGCTCGACCTTGGATTTGTTCGGTTTCAACCCTCTGAGCTAATGAAGATTATTGTTCCAATGACTATTGCAGCGATACTGAGTGAAAAAACGCTGCCTCCAAGGGCATTCCCAGTCATTATTTCATTCATAACAATCGTAACTGTTGTGCTATTGATTGCAAGACAGCCTGACCTTGGAACCTCTTTATTAATTGGCGCTTCAGGGGTGTATGTATTATTCTTCTCTGGGTTTAGAGTGATGCTAGTTAAAAATATTTGGCTCAACCTCGTTATTTTATCAAGCGCTCTTACAGGGTCACTCTATTTTGCGTGGAATTACCTGTTGATTGCTTATCAAAAAAGAAGAATTCTCACTCTGTTTAATCCTGAATCAGATCCACTTGGATCGGGTTATCACATCATTCAATCAAAAATTGCTATTGGCTCAGGCGGCTTTACAGGTAAAGGAATTGTGAGGGGCTCTCAGTCTCAACTTGATTTTGTACCTGAACAGTCCACCGACTTTATTTTCTCTGTTTTAGCCGAAGAACTTGGGTTCCTAGGGTTCATATTATTGATCCTAATCTATGCGCTTATTATTTACCGATGCATGAGTTTATCTCTTAGCTGCGAAGACAACTTCTCCAGACTTCTCGGGGCGAGCCTGACCTTCGTATTTTTTACCTATATTTTTGTGAATATAGGTATGGTATCTGGCCTCTTACCTGTTGTTGGAGTTCCATTACCTTTAGTGAGCTATGGCGGCTCATCTTTGATTACTCTTATGGCGAGTTTTGGAATTATTATGTCGATTCATAAACATAAAAGTCCAAGATATTTACAGTAA
- a CDS encoding amino acid ABC transporter substrate-binding protein yields the protein MKKQMIFIAAFISALTFSVPAIADAGDSPTLKRIQDSGVVNIGHRETSIPFSYIGANNEPEGYSIDLCHKIVDAIKEQLGVSSLDINYVPVTGQTRIPLIANGTIDMECGSTTNNLTRQKQVEYLPTTFITGTKIASKVGSGISELEDMNGMVIGMSAGTTNEKAIKAAIAAGGLDIKVVTVKDHSQGWLALKTDRIDAYGSDDVLLYGLISKSDNPSNYQVTGRFLSFDPYALMVQRNDSTFERLGRATIAGLMRSGEMAEIYAKWFEPGPTSINMPMSSTLRVAFQVQALPN from the coding sequence ATGAAAAAACAAATGATATTCATTGCAGCATTTATTTCTGCACTTACTTTTTCAGTGCCTGCAATTGCTGATGCTGGAGATAGTCCCACTCTTAAACGTATTCAAGATAGTGGTGTGGTCAATATTGGACATCGTGAAACCTCAATTCCATTTTCTTACATTGGTGCTAATAATGAACCTGAGGGTTATTCGATAGACCTTTGCCATAAAATTGTTGATGCAATTAAAGAACAACTTGGAGTCAGCAGTTTAGACATTAACTATGTTCCAGTTACTGGTCAAACACGTATACCTTTAATAGCAAATGGAACTATTGATATGGAGTGTGGCTCTACTACAAACAACTTGACTCGTCAAAAACAAGTTGAGTATTTGCCTACTACATTTATCACAGGCACAAAAATTGCCTCAAAAGTTGGATCTGGTATCAGTGAACTTGAGGATATGAATGGAATGGTTATTGGTATGTCAGCTGGCACTACAAATGAAAAAGCCATAAAGGCAGCAATTGCTGCTGGTGGTTTAGACATTAAAGTCGTAACAGTTAAAGATCACAGTCAAGGCTGGTTAGCTCTTAAAACAGACCGTATTGATGCTTATGGATCAGACGATGTACTTTTGTATGGTTTGATTTCTAAATCTGACAATCCTTCAAACTATCAAGTTACTGGTCGCTTTCTATCGTTTGACCCGTATGCTTTAATGGTTCAACGCAATGATTCAACTTTTGAACGATTAGGTCGTGCGACAATTGCTGGTTTAATGAGATCAGGTGAAATGGCTGAAATTTATGCAAAATGGTTCGAACCAGGACCAACTTCGATCAATATGCCAATGTCTTCAACATTGCGTGTTGCATTCCAAGTTCAAGCATTGCCAAATTAA